In the Enterobacter cloacae subsp. cloacae ATCC 13047 genome, GCGTCCAGCGTGTAGGGCACGATCAGGTGCGGTTTACGGCTGCCATCGCTGCAGGCCACTTCCGTCCAGAAGGGCAAGTCGTCGCCATAGTAGTCACTGTCGTAGTCAAAACCGCCGTGCTCGACCACCAGCTGGCGCGTGTTGGGGCTGTCGCGCCCGGTGTACCAGCCCGCAGGCGGCTTGCCAAACAGATCGGTCAGCACGTGCACCGCTTTGTGCAGATGTTCGCGCTCCTGGTTGATATCCATGTTCTGATAGTGGATCCAGCGCCAGCCGTGGCTGACCACGTCGTAATCCGCCGCCTTGATCGCCGCGACAATCTCCGGGTGACGCGCCAGCGCCATCGCCACGCCAAAGACCGTCAGCGGCAGGCCACGTTTCTGAAATTCATGATGAATTCGCCAGAACCCGGCGCGGCTGCCGTATTCGTACAGGGAGTCCATGGACATGTGTTTGTCGGGATAGCTGGCCGCTCCGATGATGTCCGAGAGAAACTGTTCCGACCCGGCATCGCCGTGCAGGACGTGGTTTTCTGCCCCTTCTTCATAATTGAGCACAAACTGCACGGCGATGCGTGCCTGATTCGGCCACTGCGCATGCGGCGGGT is a window encoding:
- the puuE gene encoding allantoinase PuuE, whose translation is MRGYAGNPPHAQWPNQARIAVQFVLNYEEGAENHVLHGDAGSEQFLSDIIGAASYPDKHMSMDSLYEYGSRAGFWRIHHEFQKRGLPLTVFGVAMALARHPEIVAAIKAADYDVVSHGWRWIHYQNMDINQEREHLHKAVHVLTDLFGKPPAGWYTGRDSPNTRQLVVEHGGFDYDSDYYGDDLPFWTEVACSDGSRKPHLIVPYTLDANDMRFATAQGFNTAEQFYTYLKDSFDVLYEEGESAPKMMSIGMHCRLLGRPGRFRALQRFLDYVQQHERVWVCTRQQIADHWRDVHPFQK